Proteins from a single region of Carassius gibelio isolate Cgi1373 ecotype wild population from Czech Republic chromosome A5, carGib1.2-hapl.c, whole genome shotgun sequence:
- the prlrb gene encoding prolactin receptor b isoform X2, which translates to MWRDAEQALTLMFLLSWISHSMCHSPPGRPRITRCRSPEKETFTCWWEPGSTGGLPSSYHLYYRKESSLEVSECPDYHKAGNNSCYFDKRHTSLWITYNITVVASNALGEAYSESVEVDVMDIVQSHPPENVNVTLMQTANSPYFLVQWQPPHDADTRSGWVTIKYEVRLKIENRGHEEDSKWESYSAGKQLEFSIYSPQPGAYYIVQVRCKLDQGLWSEWSPSAFIQIPDNTSDTQNAFMIIAVTLMVIIFLLTAGVLTVKMKPVKHFLLPPVPEPKISGLDTRLLKSGKSEEIFSALITPGYPQIAQRSDRQVDYLVVSDYDEEMDFNGKAHLECQKGKNCLTETAQKVSQNSIQITLNSSQDLSTTLSEHVYPGTVSNQLSATSSVLGEPRQLLQLNCNGSPEKAQDQNALMSSGSKCEIVSIHPAGLMGYVEVDEEKRDQTPLAGEDYSMVTDVISDNILVLQDSIPIQGHKEVKCDKTFKAEETGGVFEPLGYLETLTTFLRGS; encoded by the exons ATGTGGAGAGATGCAGAACAGGCGCTGACTCTGATGTTTCTCCTCTCGTGGATCTCACACAGCATGT GTCATTCTCCCCCAGGGAGGCCCAGAATAACAAGATGCCGGTCGCCTGAGAAAGAGACTTTTACTTGCTGGTGGGAGCCTGGATCAACAGGTGGATTGCCCTCCAGCTATCACCTGTATTACAGAAAAGAGAG CTCTTTGGAAGTCTCTGAATGTCCGGATTATCATAAGGCAGGGAACAATTCGTGTTATTTTGATAAGCGCCACACGTCTCTTTGGATCACATACAACATCACAGTGGTGGCCTCCAATGCACTGGGAGAAGCCTATTCAGAATCTGTAGAAGTTGATGTTATGGATATCG TGCAGTCTCACCCTCCAGAGAACGTAAATGTGACTCTCATGCAGACCGCGAACAGTCCCTATTTCCTGGTGCAGTGGCAGCCTCCACATGACGCAGACACACGTTCAGGCTGGGTAACAATCAAATATGAAGTTCGCTTAAAAATTGAGAACAGAGGACATGAGGAGGACAGCAAATGGGAG TCATATAGTGCTGGAAAACAATTGGAGTTTAGCATCTACAGTCCACAGCCAGGAGCATATTACATCGTTCAGGTGCGCTGTAAACTAGACCAAGGTCTCTGGAGTGAATGGAGCCCCTCTGCTTTCATCCAGATTCCAGACA ATACATCTGACACACAGAATGCATTTATGATCATTGCTGTCACACTAATGGTCATCATTTTCCTGCTGACTGCAGGAGTGCTGACAGTCAAGATGAAACC GGTGAAGCATTTTTTACTGCCACCAGTTCCAGAACCGAAGATCAGTGGCTTAGACACTCGGCTCCTTAAG AGTGGTAAGTCCGAGGAAATATTCAGTGCTCTGATTACTCCGGGATATCCCCAAATAGCTCAGAGATCAGACCGTCAAGTGGACTACCTCGTGGTCTCTGACTATGACGAGGAAATGGATTTTAATGGCAAAGCTCATCTTGAGTGCCAAAAGGGAAAAAACTGTCTCACAGAAACTGCACAAAAGGTCTCTCAAAACAGCATCCAGATCACGTTGAACAGCAGTCAGGATCTAAGCACCACCCTGAGCGAACACGTCTACCCTGGGACCGTCTCCAATCAGCTAAGTGCCACCAGCAGTGTCCTTGGAGAGCCACGACAACTACTTCAGCTTAATTGCAATGGCTCACCAGAGAAAGCTCAGGATCAAAACGCTCTAATGAGCTCCGGTAGCAAATGTGAGATCGTCAGCATCCACCCTGCTGGACTTATGGGGTATGTTGAGGTTGATGAGGAGAAACGAGACCAGACACCTCTGGCAGGGGAGGACTACAGCATGGTCACTGACGTTATCAGTGATAATATCCTTGTACTACAAGACAGCATCCCCATACAGGGTCACAAAGAGGTCAAATGTGACAAAACATTTAAAGCCGAGGAAACAGGAGGGGTTTTCGAACCTCTGGGATACTTGGAAACCCTGACAACATTTTTAAGGGGATCTTGA
- the prlrb gene encoding prolactin receptor b isoform X1 has protein sequence MFVSRAGKMWRDAEQALTLMFLLSWISHSMCHSPPGRPRITRCRSPEKETFTCWWEPGSTGGLPSSYHLYYRKESSLEVSECPDYHKAGNNSCYFDKRHTSLWITYNITVVASNALGEAYSESVEVDVMDIVQSHPPENVNVTLMQTANSPYFLVQWQPPHDADTRSGWVTIKYEVRLKIENRGHEEDSKWESYSAGKQLEFSIYSPQPGAYYIVQVRCKLDQGLWSEWSPSAFIQIPDNTSDTQNAFMIIAVTLMVIIFLLTAGVLTVKMKPVKHFLLPPVPEPKISGLDTRLLKSGKSEEIFSALITPGYPQIAQRSDRQVDYLVVSDYDEEMDFNGKAHLECQKGKNCLTETAQKVSQNSIQITLNSSQDLSTTLSEHVYPGTVSNQLSATSSVLGEPRQLLQLNCNGSPEKAQDQNALMSSGSKCEIVSIHPAGLMGYVEVDEEKRDQTPLAGEDYSMVTDVISDNILVLQDSIPIQGHKEVKCDKTFKAEETGGVFEPLGYLETLTTFLRGS, from the exons ATGTTTGTTTCTCGTGCAGGAAAAATGTGGAGAGATGCAGAACAGGCGCTGACTCTGATGTTTCTCCTCTCGTGGATCTCACACAGCATGT GTCATTCTCCCCCAGGGAGGCCCAGAATAACAAGATGCCGGTCGCCTGAGAAAGAGACTTTTACTTGCTGGTGGGAGCCTGGATCAACAGGTGGATTGCCCTCCAGCTATCACCTGTATTACAGAAAAGAGAG CTCTTTGGAAGTCTCTGAATGTCCGGATTATCATAAGGCAGGGAACAATTCGTGTTATTTTGATAAGCGCCACACGTCTCTTTGGATCACATACAACATCACAGTGGTGGCCTCCAATGCACTGGGAGAAGCCTATTCAGAATCTGTAGAAGTTGATGTTATGGATATCG TGCAGTCTCACCCTCCAGAGAACGTAAATGTGACTCTCATGCAGACCGCGAACAGTCCCTATTTCCTGGTGCAGTGGCAGCCTCCACATGACGCAGACACACGTTCAGGCTGGGTAACAATCAAATATGAAGTTCGCTTAAAAATTGAGAACAGAGGACATGAGGAGGACAGCAAATGGGAG TCATATAGTGCTGGAAAACAATTGGAGTTTAGCATCTACAGTCCACAGCCAGGAGCATATTACATCGTTCAGGTGCGCTGTAAACTAGACCAAGGTCTCTGGAGTGAATGGAGCCCCTCTGCTTTCATCCAGATTCCAGACA ATACATCTGACACACAGAATGCATTTATGATCATTGCTGTCACACTAATGGTCATCATTTTCCTGCTGACTGCAGGAGTGCTGACAGTCAAGATGAAACC GGTGAAGCATTTTTTACTGCCACCAGTTCCAGAACCGAAGATCAGTGGCTTAGACACTCGGCTCCTTAAG AGTGGTAAGTCCGAGGAAATATTCAGTGCTCTGATTACTCCGGGATATCCCCAAATAGCTCAGAGATCAGACCGTCAAGTGGACTACCTCGTGGTCTCTGACTATGACGAGGAAATGGATTTTAATGGCAAAGCTCATCTTGAGTGCCAAAAGGGAAAAAACTGTCTCACAGAAACTGCACAAAAGGTCTCTCAAAACAGCATCCAGATCACGTTGAACAGCAGTCAGGATCTAAGCACCACCCTGAGCGAACACGTCTACCCTGGGACCGTCTCCAATCAGCTAAGTGCCACCAGCAGTGTCCTTGGAGAGCCACGACAACTACTTCAGCTTAATTGCAATGGCTCACCAGAGAAAGCTCAGGATCAAAACGCTCTAATGAGCTCCGGTAGCAAATGTGAGATCGTCAGCATCCACCCTGCTGGACTTATGGGGTATGTTGAGGTTGATGAGGAGAAACGAGACCAGACACCTCTGGCAGGGGAGGACTACAGCATGGTCACTGACGTTATCAGTGATAATATCCTTGTACTACAAGACAGCATCCCCATACAGGGTCACAAAGAGGTCAAATGTGACAAAACATTTAAAGCCGAGGAAACAGGAGGGGTTTTCGAACCTCTGGGATACTTGGAAACCCTGACAACATTTTTAAGGGGATCTTGA